The Bacteroidia bacterium genomic interval AGCATGGGCGAGTTTAGCTCTACTTCTGGATGATAATTGGACATAAGACAGTATTATTATAGGTTTTCAGTGTAAATAGGTTTGTAAAGAATGATCTACTCGCCTTAATATATTAAAATTGCCTGTTTGTTTTAGCGCTTTAAAAAAAAAGAGGAACGCGTAGCGCCCCCCTTCCAAGTCAAGGTTATGAAGGATGCTTTGTAAAAAAGAACGATTACAAATTTTTATCGAAAGGGCCCGCAAGGGCTAACATCAATTTCATGCTTGTGAGAGAAAAAATCTAGAGCGCCCGGTTGTTGTTAAACACCCGGGCGACTCATAGTCCTCCCTGTTTAACTCTTTTGTGTGTGTTTGTTTAAGAACTGTGTTTGTTTGGGTTGCTTTCTTCCAACAAATTCAAATTTCTTTGACTATCTTTCCTTTAGCAACAATACAAAGATCGGGAAGAGACTCTTATAAGACTCTAATTGAAATTGAGGTTTTTGATCTACAGGTTTTCCTGTAGGTTTCATACATAACGGTTGGAAACCGTGATTTACATCGAGCACCCGTACCTCTACAGGGAAATAAAGAGGTAACAAAAAAGCCATCCCATGGCGGATATCTTGATTGGGTATCTGCCTAGACAATCAGAGCTTGAGGCTGAAGATAGGGGTATTAGGGAAAGAGAACTTTCCGGGAAGGTATTAGGCTGGCCATTCGTAGAATCGGCCACAGATTGTCTGAAGCTAGGGGCTAGCGTCTTCTTGTAACTGAATCGGGTGATCGATGTAATCGTCGGTAGGAACAGGAGATCTCCGAGGCTGGGAAGCACTCTGGGAAATTGGGGTATAAGTTGAATTGAATTCATCTCCTGCATTATTAAAGAACAGTCAATGCGCTGAGCATCAACGGATTTAGGGTAAACATGTAACAGGAGTGTTGAAAGGATGGCGAGGAGCAAATAAGTTAAAATTTGTTAAACGATGTTTAACCTTTGTTTAACTTACATTACAAATGTAGGGGGTTTATTTCGGTTTTCCCAAGCAATATTTTACCGTTCACGACCCTTTATTTACCGGTCAGGAAGGGTTTTTTGAGTAGGGTATTTTTTCGAAGTCTTTTCTTCTTATAAATGCTCCTTAACTTACAATGCCTTTAAAAATGAATATGTATCTTTTTGAAATGAAAATCTCTATAAGACCACTGATCCTGCTACTTGGATTTTGTTTTATTCTTTTAAACGCCTGTGAAGAAGATGCTTGTGCAGGAATAAATTGTACCAATGGGGGAACCTGTATAGAAGAAACAGGAGCCTGTGATTGTCTCCCGGGTTATGAAGGGGCAACGTGTGAAACCAATATCATTTTAAAATTTATTGGCTCTTATGGAGTAAGTTATGATGGTTGTTTTGCTACCAGCCCGGACCATAAAGTAGACATTACCCAGGTGGCCGGAGAAAACAAACTCAATATATTTGATCTCGGAGATTATGCCTGTCCGGGAAGCAGGGTACAATTAATTGCTGATATTTCTGGTGACCAGATTACAATTCCCAGTCAAAATATAGATTGTAACGGAGAGATCGTTTATACCTTTAGTGGTAGTGGGGGGATTAGTGGGAATGTAATTACGCTGAGTTTCTCCGTCGAATATGAATCAGATGGTTTGCAAAGAATGGATAACTGTACTGCGACTCTCGAAAAATAAAGCTAGCAAATTCACACACACATGAGAAAATTAGCCTTCCTTTTATTATTGAGCCTGAGCATCTTTGCTTGCAAAAGCGATGAAGCCTGTAAAAATGTAGATTGTGGAGATCACGGAAACTGTGCAGAAGGAGTATGTCAATGCGATCAGGGATTTGAAATAGGTGCGAATGCCAGTTGCGATGTACGCACTGCAGAAAGAATTGCCCGGGTGTATTCAGGAAGTACGCAGGGCTGCAATAGCGGTAATCATAACGTTACCCTTCAGGCTTCTAATATTCATGACGAAATTCTCATTTTAGTGAATCTCGGAAATTATGCCTGCGATAATGAAGAATCCGTAGTGGTAGAAGCTGAGATTTTAAGCCCGACTACTTTTAAATTGGAGCCGGGACCATATTGCGGAAAATATACCTTCTCCGGGGAAGGGAGTATATCGGACAATGAAATCCGTATCAACTTCCAGGCCGAATACCTGGGACCCGGTGGAAATCAGGTCGTAGATCGCTGTGTTGCTATTTTACGTTAGGGTTTCTTACACGTTCTCACACTTTATAATAGAACTTCTTTTTTCAAGCAGAACTCATCGATATGCATTCGTTTGGGGCGAATATATCCCGCGGAAAAAAGGGGCTCTGATTTTCAGGATCATCAATTAGCCTATGAGATAACCCTTTACCCTGTTAAAATCTTCAAAACTTAATGAAAACCTAACATACTCTGTGTGTCGGAAAGTTTTTAGTAAGTGAAGAATATTGTACTTTTGAATTCAATCGAACACCGCTGTATGAAATCCGTCTTATTCTTAATAGGCGCTATAGGCTTTTCTTACTTGCTCAATAAAATATTACTCCGCTTTTCAAGCAACTTCGGGATTGAAAGTCGACAGGCTCAAAATCTTGTGAGATGGAGCTCTGCGTCCAAGCCTACCACTGGCGGGATTTCATTTTATATTACCTTTCTTTTAGGAACGCTTACCTTACTTTTTCTGCGTCCCCTCGAATTTATTGCTTCCCAGTCGCTTCTGGCTCTCCTTTTGAGTGCCACTATGGCCTTCCTCATTGGCTTTGCGGATGATGCATATGGGACGGCCCCAGGATTGAAGTTTCTGGGCCAGATCTTTTGTGGAGTGATCCTGATATTTTTCGACATACATATCAACTATTTTGCCCTCATGAATCCCTCCTTTTGGATTCTGGATTATGGTCTGACCATCTTCTGGGTAGTGGGAATCATGAATAGCCTCAATATGCTTGACAATATGGATGCAGTTACTACCACTATAGCAACAACCATTGTTATGATTGCTATGGGGATGGTTATCCTGCAGCAAGGATTGAGCAATATGTTTTATGTATTAGTAGCAGTTGTTGGTGGATTTAGTGGTTTCCTTTTTTGGAACTGGAAACCTGCCAAAATATATATGGGAGATACCGGAAGTATGTTTATTGGAATGGTCCTGGCATACGTAGGTATTCTCTACTTCTGGAATGTGAAAGCAGCTCCCGATAATATCTCACATATCCGTTTGGGACTCATGCCTTTGTTGGTTTTTCTGGTTCCCATTATGGATACCACCTTCGTAACCATTGCACGTCTGGCGAGAGGATCTTCTCCCTTTGTTGGAGGAAAGGATCACCTGACTCATAATCTCACACGTGTGGGTATTCCTGAAGCCTATGTACCAGTTACCCTGGGAATCGTTTCCCTCATCTCGGGAAGCCTGGCAATCTATATGTACCTACTGACTCCTGAATGGAGTGGGACTTATTCCGCATTCTTTATTATTTATCCCATTGCCTTATTCGCTCTCTTTGGAGCCCTTTATCTAAAAGGTACGCGCATTGGTCGGATTCAGGATTTGCAAAAAGAGCGCGAAAAGTGGAAAGAGGAATTGCTCGAGAAAAAAATGGACCAGGGAGTGGTCATACAGCCTTCAGTAGGTTAATTATCCATGCACATTCTGTACTTGCAACAACTACTGGTGCTTCCTGGTAATCCGGGCACACAGAGGAGTTGGGAAATGGCTCAGGTATGGAAAGAGGCAGGTCATAAAGTAAGCTTTGTCAGTTCTGCTGCCTTACTCAAAAACAAAACCAGTAAACAATTTTATTATACCCAGAAGTTAGAAGGGATAGATCTGCATCTGCTGGATATCCCTTATTCTCATTTTATGCCTTTTAAAGAAAGGTTAAAAGCATTTTACCGCTTTTATAAGGAAGCCTATAAATTGAGAAAACAGCTTCCTGAGGTTGACATCGTATTGGCTTATTCGGCTCCTTTGTCCACCGCCTTTTTAGGAAGAAAGTTGGCAAAATACCTAAAAGCTCCTTTCGTTTTTGAAGCTGCGGATGTATGGCCGGATGTACCTATTGGGATGGGGATCATCAAAAATCCTATCCTTCAGTATTTCCTTAAAAGACAAACAAAGAGATTGTATAAGGCTGCCAGTGCCATTTGCACATTTACCGAAGATATGCAGGAACAGATTCAGGCTCA includes:
- a CDS encoding calcium-binding EGF-like domain-containing protein; translation: MKISIRPLILLLGFCFILLNACEEDACAGINCTNGGTCIEETGACDCLPGYEGATCETNIILKFIGSYGVSYDGCFATSPDHKVDITQVAGENKLNIFDLGDYACPGSRVQLIADISGDQITIPSQNIDCNGEIVYTFSGSGGISGNVITLSFSVEYESDGLQRMDNCTATLEK
- a CDS encoding MraY family glycosyltransferase — encoded protein: MKSVLFLIGAIGFSYLLNKILLRFSSNFGIESRQAQNLVRWSSASKPTTGGISFYITFLLGTLTLLFLRPLEFIASQSLLALLLSATMAFLIGFADDAYGTAPGLKFLGQIFCGVILIFFDIHINYFALMNPSFWILDYGLTIFWVVGIMNSLNMLDNMDAVTTTIATTIVMIAMGMVILQQGLSNMFYVLVAVVGGFSGFLFWNWKPAKIYMGDTGSMFIGMVLAYVGILYFWNVKAAPDNISHIRLGLMPLLVFLVPIMDTTFVTIARLARGSSPFVGGKDHLTHNLTRVGIPEAYVPVTLGIVSLISGSLAIYMYLLTPEWSGTYSAFFIIYPIALFALFGALYLKGTRIGRIQDLQKEREKWKEELLEKKMDQGVVIQPSVG